The Thermodesulfobacteriota bacterium DNA segment AATGAGCGATATGCATATCACCCACAGCCACCATGGCGGCCTTTCGAGTCCCTCGACAGGATCGGGCGACTCGCGGAGCGCCTGCCTGTGAAGGCCGTAAATATCGACGTCTTCGTTCTCCGCCCTGTATGGGGCCTGTATGTCGTTTTTCTTTTCGTCGCCCATGCCTCACTCCTCCCCTTCCACGGGATACGTGTGGTTGAGCCCCAGTAGATACGCCACGAGGTCGCGCGCTTCGGGCGTCGCGATGATCACCTTGCCCAGCGGCAAATACTCCTCGGGGACCGGGACCACCCGCTCGCCCCGCGCCGCCAGCACCTCGTCCGAATATTCTATCTCCTCCCTGAAGAGCCACGGGTACGGCGGCATTATCGACCCGGGCGACGTCGCCCTCGGGTTGTACAGGTGTATAAGGTGCCAGTCCTCGCTCGGCTGCCTGGCGCCTATGTTGAAGAGGTCGGGCCCCGTGCGCATCGTGCCCAGGAGCTGCGGATTGTCGTAAAGATAATCGCCGGGGACGGACGGCCTCCCCCAGTTACGCTTCTGGTCGGCGCCGAATCCGACGGGCCTCGTCTGCTGGCTGTGGCAGTAGATGCAGCCTTCCCGGATGTAGATAGCCCTCCCCCGAAGCTGCTGGTCGGTGTAGGGCTTGAGCCCCGCAGGCGGCTCGATCTCGCTTATCTGGATGCCCGGCACGAGCGTGAGCCCCGCCCACGCGATGAGAAGCGTCGCCAGAACCCCCATTATGAACAGCGGTACCTTCATATACATCAGGACGCCACCTCCGCCCCGGGGGCGTCCGGGTGAGACGCCTCGGCGATCTTGGAGCCCCACGGCGGCATGGCCCTGAAGGCCCCTTTCCTGAAGAGCATCAGCGAAAATAGATATATGAATACGATCTGGCCGAGCAGCATCATCGAGCCCCCTATCGAGCGGGCCATGAGATAGGGCCTCGTAACCTCCACCGAATCTATGAACGGCTTCGCCGCGTCGTTCATGTAAAGCCCCTGGAAGACGCCGCCGACTGTCATCGCTGCGAAGTAGAGGATTACGCCCGATGCCACGAGCCAGAAGTGAACCTTGATGAGCCTCGGATACGGCCACTCCCATTTGACGATGCGCGGCATGATGTAGTAGATCGAGCCGAACATTATCATCGTGACGAACGCGTAAAGCCCGAGGTGCGCGTGCCCTATAGTGTAGTGCGTGAAGTGCGTTATCTCGCTCTGCGCGCGTATGGCCTCTATCGAGCCCTGCATGCTCACGGCCGTGTAGCTTATCGCGCCGAACACGACGAACCGGAGTGTCGGGCTCGACTTCAGCTTGCCGAAGTGCCCGACCATCGTCATGTGGTGGTTAATGGCGACGGCGATAACGGGTATGAACATCAGCACGCTCGCCACGATCGACACGCTTATGAGCCACGTCGGCAGCGGCCCGCCGACCAGGTGGTGTATGCCGTTCCAGTTGTAGAAGAGCGCGAACGTCCAGAACCCTATCAGCGACAGGTAATAGCTGTGAATCGGCCGCCCGATGACCTTCGGTATGAAGTAATACGCCGCCGCGAGCCCCGCGGGGGTGAACCACACGGTGAGCGCGTTGT contains these protein-coding regions:
- a CDS encoding cbb3-type cytochrome c oxidase subunit II; the protein is MYMKVPLFIMGVLATLLIAWAGLTLVPGIQISEIEPPAGLKPYTDQQLRGRAIYIREGCIYCHSQQTRPVGFGADQKRNWGRPSVPGDYLYDNPQLLGTMRTGPDLFNIGARQPSEDWHLIHLYNPRATSPGSIMPPYPWLFREEIEYSDEVLAARGERVVPVPEEYLPLGKVIIATPEARDLVAYLLGLNHTYPVEGEE
- a CDS encoding cbb3-type cytochrome c oxidase subunit I, whose translation is MSVRPELTSRIEGDDSSAGPVLLFFATAVAWLLIGSVFGLVVAFKFSFPDWLGDAPALTFGRLRPAHLNTVIYGWASLALCGVFVWLASRLCRTAIRWKNLLYISAVIWNLGVLWGTIELLRGNSAGQEWLEFPTWSWVMITVAAVLFSLSIIKTFRARDVDHIYISLWYMLAAVIWFPLLWVLAHLPIYTGVTQAASNWWYAHNALTVWFTPAGLAAAYYFIPKVIGRPIHSYYLSLIGFWTFALFYNWNGIHHLVGGPLPTWLISVSIVASVLMFIPVIAVAINHHMTMVGHFGKLKSSPTLRFVVFGAISYTAVSMQGSIEAIRAQSEITHFTHYTIGHAHLGLYAFVTMIMFGSIYYIMPRIVKWEWPYPRLIKVHFWLVASGVILYFAAMTVGGVFQGLYMNDAAKPFIDSVEVTRPYLMARSIGGSMMLLGQIVFIYLFSLMLFRKGAFRAMPPWGSKIAEASHPDAPGAEVAS